The Planctomycetota bacterium DNA segment CTACCTGGATGGCATCCAGTTCGCGACGGGGGACCTCGATGCGCCCACCGAGCCGCGAAAGGAGAAGCTCGTGAGACGCGTACCCGGCCCCACCCCACCCGAAGTGCGCGCCGCCAAGATGAAGGCGGGAAGCGTTGCCGAGCCGACCGAGGAACAATTGAAGAAGATCGAGGCGGCTGCACCCGACACCGCGCCGGCCAAGCCCGCCAAGCCGCGCAAGGTGCTCGTGTGGGGCCACGCCTGGACCCACACCCCCAACGCCATCGCCGAGAAAGCCCTCGAAATCCTCGGCAGGAAGACCGGAGCCTTCACCGCCGTCGTCAGCGACGACCCGCGCCTCCTCCTAATTGACCGCATCGGCCAGTTCGATGCCATCGTCATGAACAACATCCACGAGCCTGAGCCATTCCTGCCGCCCGACTTCGGCAAGCTCGACGACGAGCGCAAGGCCGCCGCCAAAGCCTTCGACGCCGCCGTCAAGAAGAGCATCCTCGACTACGTCGGCGGCAAGGACCCCAACAACAAGGACGTTCCCGGCCGCGGCATCGTCGGCATCCACGCCGCCACCGCCGCCTTCGCAGGCTGGAAGGAATACGGCGAAATGATGGGCGGATTCTACAGCGGCCACCTCTACGAAAAGGTAACAATCAAGCTCGACGACCCCAAGCACCCCCTCAACGCCGCCTTCGAGGGCAAGCCCTTCCAAATCAACGACGAAATCTACTTCTTCCAGGAGCCCTACTACACCCGCAAGAACCTTCGCATTCTCCTCACCCTCGACCTCGAGGCGATGAAGGACCCCGGCAAGCGCCCCGACAAGGACTACGCCATCAGCTGGGTCCGCGAATACGGCCCGGGCAAGGGCCGCGTCTTCTACACCACCCTCGGCCACGCCCTCGAGACCTACTGGAACCCGCTCTTCCTTCGTCACCTCCTCGCTGGCATCCAGTTCGCCACGGGCGACCTGCCGGCCGACGCCGCACCGAGCGCGAAGTGAAGCCCTTTCAGACGCAAGGAGAGAGGAATGGAGTCCGCTGAACTCACAGGGTGCAGGGGGGCTGCTGTTTCCACGCGGCGCCAGTTTCTTGTGGCAGGCGCCGCGCCGCTCATCGTCTGCGGGTTGGTCCGTGCTGCGGAGCCGGTACCCCCGCCTCCCAAGGCGTTCGACCGCAAGCTCAAGCTCGGCCTCATCGGCGCTGGCGGACGCGGCCGCTGGATCGCCAACCTCTTCAAGCAGCACGGCGGCTACGAGATCTGGGGCGTGGCCGACTACTTCGAGGACGTGGCGAAGGCCGCAGGCAAGGCCCTCGGGGCCGATGAGGCCCGCTGCTTCGGCGGACTCCAAGGCTACAAGCGCCTCCTGGAGAGCGGTGTCGAGGCCGTCGTGATCATTGATGTGCCCTACTTCTACCCCGAGCAGGCCACCGCGGCGGTCCAGGCCGGCGTCAACGTCTACATGGCCAAGCCCGTGGCGACCGACGTGCCCGGCACCCTCGCCATCGGCGCCGCCGGCAAGCTCGCCACTGAGAAAAGGCTCGCCTTCCTCGTGGACTACCAGCTCCCGCTCGACCCCTCGAACATCGAGGTCGCCACCCGCGTCCGCGAGGGCGCCATCGGCCCCATCGCCCACATCATCTCCTACGGCTTCACCGGCATGTGGGGCGACCCGCCGAAGACCCAGACCATCGAGAGCCGCCTGCGCGGCGGCACCTGGCTGTCCGACATCGCGCTCGGCGGCGACGGCGTCGTGGCCTATGACATCCACATTATTGACGCCGTGCAGTGGCTCATGGGGCGCCGACCCGTGGCCGCCTGCGGCTTCTCGCGCACCTGCCGCCCCAACCCCAACGGCGACCGCACCGACTGCCTCGGGGTGGTCTACGAGTACGCCGACGGCGTGGTCTGGACGCACATTACTCAAACGCTGGCGAACGAGCACGACGTGGCCTCGCTCACGGCCAGCTTCTACGGCATGAAGGCCACCGCCCGCCTCGCCTACTGGGGCAAGTGCTATGTCCGCGGCGGCGACAAACACTTCGTCAAGGACGCAGGGAGCGTCTACGACCAGGGCGCCATGCGCAACA contains these protein-coding regions:
- a CDS encoding ThuA domain-containing protein, whose amino-acid sequence is MASTGVRCATLAIAAAWAASAAVALEQIPKHQEKRILDAAPVRPRVEPKKARKVLVFSTPAHLYDKDPHKGYCVPYGAAALKALGEKSKAFEPVMSDELAMFLPENIKQFDAIVMNNSCGPWITPTDADMEKDGFKKLGAEKKAVEEALRKTFLDWLNAGGGVMAIHFAIAANGHWPEFGELIGGKFTGHPWNEEIGVMVDDPTSPLVAAYEGKDFRIADEIYQYGPPFDRAKCRVLVSLDPERTNMGVRWISQPDNDWPLAWVKAVGKGRIWYTSFGHRADLFWNPQLLQFYLDGIQFATGDLDAPTEPRKEKLVRRVPGPTPPEVRAAKMKAGSVAEPTEEQLKKIEAAAPDTAPAKPAKPRKVLVWGHAWTHTPNAIAEKALEILGRKTGAFTAVVSDDPRLLLIDRIGQFDAIVMNNIHEPEPFLPPDFGKLDDERKAAAKAFDAAVKKSILDYVGGKDPNNKDVPGRGIVGIHAATAAFAGWKEYGEMMGGFYSGHLYEKVTIKLDDPKHPLNAAFEGKPFQINDEIYFFQEPYYTRKNLRILLTLDLEAMKDPGKRPDKDYAISWVREYGPGKGRVFYTTLGHALETYWNPLFLRHLLAGIQFATGDLPADAAPSAK
- a CDS encoding Gfo/Idh/MocA family oxidoreductase, giving the protein MESAELTGCRGAAVSTRRQFLVAGAAPLIVCGLVRAAEPVPPPPKAFDRKLKLGLIGAGGRGRWIANLFKQHGGYEIWGVADYFEDVAKAAGKALGADEARCFGGLQGYKRLLESGVEAVVIIDVPYFYPEQATAAVQAGVNVYMAKPVATDVPGTLAIGAAGKLATEKRLAFLVDYQLPLDPSNIEVATRVREGAIGPIAHIISYGFTGMWGDPPKTQTIESRLRGGTWLSDIALGGDGVVAYDIHIIDAVQWLMGRRPVAACGFSRTCRPNPNGDRTDCLGVVYEYADGVVWTHITQTLANEHDVASLTASFYGMKATARLAYWGKCYVRGGDKHFVKDAGSVYDQGAMRNIANFYDSIIKGDFTNLTAQRAVDGTLTAILAREAAARRRYLTMDELIKENKRLEVSLEGLKS